CACCGACATGGCAGAACAAGCGGTCATCGACCTTGCCGACAACCTTGCCAGTGCCAAAATCTTGCTGCCACTGGATCCCGAATTCCCGTTTATCGGCGGCAAAACGCTCAAAGTGAATGCGGGTATGGAACTGGCCTACGCCAACAACAACCCCATTATCAAACTCAAAGGCGTGAGCGTATGGGGTGTACCCGTGCCCAACGCATGGCTGGGCAACCTGAAAAACGTGGATTTGGTCAACGAATTCGGTGGCAATGCCGGTTTCTGGCAATCCTTCGCCGCCGGTGTCGAAGACATCCACGTGGAAGAAGGGCATTTGCTCATCAAGCTCAAGGAATAGCGCTTACAACACCGTACCGCCGCGTGTGGTCGGATCATACGCCAAGGTCATGCCGGATACGGTATCCGCCGCAAATTGTGCCCACACCGCCTCCGCTTCAGCCCAAGTCGGCTGTTGCTGGGCGTGGTGCAACGGCATGAAATGACGGCTGTATAAGCGTGCCAACCGCGCTTGTGCCGCTGTGTCGCGATAATCCGCCAATGCCTCCACCACCGACACGGCTGCCGCACGGTTATTGCACATCAACAACTGATCGCACCCCGCTGCCAACGCTGCTTTTGCCCGCCCGACAAAATCGCCTGCGGCTGCCGCTGCTGCCATATCCAAGGCATCGCTGAAGATTGCGCCCTGAAAACCCATTTGCCCGCGCAAAATCGCCTGCAACCAGCGCGGCGAAAACCCAGCGGGCGCATCATCCACGCACGGATACACCACGTGCGATGGCATCACCGCCTCCAGCCCTTGTGCAATCAAATGCCCAAAGGGTGCAATGTCTTCCGCCCACAAGGTTTCCCAAGCACGCTCGTCACACGGCAAGGCTTCGTGCGAATCCGCCGTCACGCCGCCATGACCGGGGAAATGTTTGCCGACCGACACCATGCCTGCCAAACGTGCTCCCTGCATCCACGCCCCCGTCAATGCCATCACCGTTGGCGTGTCTTGCCCGAAGGCACGATCCCCGATCACCCGATTCAGCCCACGATCAAGATCCAACACTGGCGCAAAGCTGAAATCCACCCCCACCGCTTGCAACTCAGATGCCATCAACCAGCCCATGCGTTGCGCCGCGTACTGCGCAGCCGCCGGTGACTGCTCGTACAACGCCGCGTAATACCCCGCTGGCGGCAAACGCTGAAAACCTTCGCGGAAACGTTGCACCCGTCCGCCTTCCTGATCCACCGCCACCAGTAAATGTGGTTCACGCACCGCCCGGATTGCTGCGGTCAACGCCGCCAATTGCGCCGGATTCTGGTAATTACGCGCAAACAAAATCACCCCACCGACGGCGGGATGTTTCAATAATTCGCGGTCTGCGGCACTCAATTCTGTACCGGCTACATCCAGCATGACTGGCCCCAATGACATTTACTTACTCCTTTTGCTCACACAGTTGTGATACGTTTACGCCATGATACAAACCTTACACCATAGTGATGATGAATTCGGCTCAATCACGGTACTCGATGATGGCGAATGCCGCATTCTAGCCTTTGCCCCCAATGATGAGCAAAGCCGCTGTTTAAAAGCCGCCCCGCACATCTTGCAATACGAATACACCCAAGCGATGTTGCTGGTCTTGCTGTTTTGCCAACCAAAACGGGTGCTGATTTTAGGCTTAGGCGGCGGCAGTTTAGTCACTGCTTTGCACCGCCACATCCCCGGCATTCACATTACTGCGGTAGAATTACGTGCCACCGTCATCGACGTTGCCCAACGTTTTTTCCAAATGCCACGCAGCAAACGCCTGCAAATCGTCCAACAAGATGCCGACGAGTTTCTGAATAACGCCGAATTGCGCAAAGTGGATGTGATATTCGCTGACCTCTACCACGGTGATGGCATAGACCATGTGCAATTGCGTGCCGATTTTGTCGCCCGTTGCGCCGCCAATCTCAAGGAAAACGGCTGGCTAGTGATGAATTGCTGGACAGAACAGCGCGAAGACCCATTGCTGCGCGATGCCTTACGCGCACACTTTACCGACATTCG
The sequence above is drawn from the Thiothrix subterranea genome and encodes:
- a CDS encoding arginine N-succinyltransferase, whose product is MDTSSDTKIGCLHVVGVILLTVFISVSVTLWVIQYFLFPKPFQPVTLDARETTVLAQKLQQIGLPAPVDDLTPEPYTEVGASREISLSEKELNALLAKNTDMAEQAVIDLADNLASAKILLPLDPEFPFIGGKTLKVNAGMELAYANNNPIIKLKGVSVWGVPVPNAWLGNLKNVDLVNEFGGNAGFWQSFAAGVEDIHVEEGHLLIKLKE
- the nagZ gene encoding beta-N-acetylhexosaminidase codes for the protein MSLGPVMLDVAGTELSAADRELLKHPAVGGVILFARNYQNPAQLAALTAAIRAVREPHLLVAVDQEGGRVQRFREGFQRLPPAGYYAALYEQSPAAAQYAAQRMGWLMASELQAVGVDFSFAPVLDLDRGLNRVIGDRAFGQDTPTVMALTGAWMQGARLAGMVSVGKHFPGHGGVTADSHEALPCDERAWETLWAEDIAPFGHLIAQGLEAVMPSHVVYPCVDDAPAGFSPRWLQAILRGQMGFQGAIFSDALDMAAAAAAGDFVGRAKAALAAGCDQLLMCNNRAAAVSVVEALADYRDTAAQARLARLYSRHFMPLHHAQQQPTWAEAEAVWAQFAADTVSGMTLAYDPTTRGGTVL
- a CDS encoding spermidine synthase; this translates as MIQTLHHSDDEFGSITVLDDGECRILAFAPNDEQSRCLKAAPHILQYEYTQAMLLVLLFCQPKRVLILGLGGGSLVTALHRHIPGIHITAVELRATVIDVAQRFFQMPRSKRLQIVQQDADEFLNNAELRKVDVIFADLYHGDGIDHVQLRADFVARCAANLKENGWLVMNCWTEQREDPLLRDALRAHFTDIRTVLTASRNWVIIAGKASDFQTTRALKDTAEHLSASLGFPLIRALMRSRALGE